Proteins from one Nerophis lumbriciformis linkage group LG08, RoL_Nlum_v2.1, whole genome shotgun sequence genomic window:
- the flvcr2a gene encoding choline/ethanolamine transporter flvcr2a isoform X1: MSSQEELCYDWMDSHDGSSPSRKARTNLGQFNGQLSLGNASLISNSSIQDTSQIFPLMETKLYKRRWVMLFLFCIYSMSNAMMWLQYGIIGNIFKHFYAIDSLSLDWLSMIYFFTYIPLIVPVTWMLENQGLREVIMVGSAFNCIGAWIKTSTAHPDTFAVTFFGQFVCSVGTVYILGIPSRLASLWFGQQEVSTACSIGVLGNQMGIAIGFLIPPILVPNVDDMDELARHIKVMFYISAGVATVVFILVVIVFQEKPELPPTQAQAQARCIPPEQYSYVGSIWRLLCNKPFMLLVLSYGLNVGCFYAVSTLLNRMIIEHYPGEEVNAGRIGLTIVIAGMVGSLICGIWLDKTKTYRQTTLAVYVLSLIGMLVYAFTLNLGYLWVVFVTAGVLGFFMTGYLPLGFEFAVELTYPESEGTSSGLLNCSAQIFGIIFTISQGKIIDRWGTLAGNIFLCIFLLIGTVMTGFIKSDLRRQKANLQADGQISPAGSETSVQEFEGTSCSSPWQRQS; encoded by the exons ATGAGCAGTCAGGAGGAGCTCTGTTATGACTGGATGGACAGCCACGATGGATCGTCTCCGTCTAGAAAAGCCAGAACAAATTTGGGACAATTTAATGGTCAACTCTCCCTGGGAAATGCCAGCCTCATATCGAACTCCTCCATTCAGGACACCTCACAGATCTTCCCACTTATGGAAACCAAGTTGTACAAGCGCCGTTGGGTCATGCTCTTCCTCTTTTGCATCTACTCAATGAGCAACGCCATGATGTGGCTGCAGTACGGCATCATCGGAAACATTTTTAAGCACTTTTATGCTATCGACAGCTTGTCCCTGGACTGGCTCtccatgatttatttttttacctacaTCCCTCTCATCGTGCCTGTCACATGGATGCTGGAGAACCAAGGCCTCAGGGAAGTCATCATGGTGGGCTCTGCCTTTAATTGCATCGGTGCTTGGATCAAAACCAGCACGGCTCATCCAGACACATTCGCTGTCACCTTCTTCGGACAGTTTGTGTGTTCAGTGGGTACTGTTTACATCCTTGGAATTCCATCCAGACTTGCCTCTCTGTGGTTTGGGCAGCAGGAGGTTTCCACTGCTTGTTCCATTGGTGTTTTGGGAAACCAG ATGGGCATTGCCATTGGGTTTCTGATCCCGCCCATCCTTGTGCCTAATGTAGACGATATGGATGAGCTGGCACgccacattaaagtcatgttctaCATCAGCGCTGGAGTGGCCACTGTTGTCTTTATCCTTGTGGTCATTG TGTTTCAGGAGAAACCAGAGCTCCCTCCCACACAGGCTCAAGCTCAGGCTAGGTGCATCCCCCCAGAGCAGTATTCCTACGTGGGTTCCATTTGGAGGCTACTGTGCAACAAGCCCTTCATGCTGCTGGTTCTCAGCTATG GACTTAATGTTGGCTGCTTTTATGCTGTCTCTACCCTTCTGAACCGAATGATCATTGAACACTATCCA GGAGAAGAGGTAAATGCAGGCAGGATTGGTCTGACCATTGTCATTGCGGGCATGGTGGGGTCACTCATATGTGGCATTTGGTTGGACAAGACAAAAACCTACAG gcagactACGCTGGCCGTGTACGTCCTCTCCCTCATTGGGATGCTGGTGTACGCCTTCACCCTCAACCTGGGTTACTTGTGGGTGGTGTTCGTTACAGCTGGAGTTTTAGG CTTCTTCATGACAGGTTACCTTCCTCTGGGCTTTGAGTTTGCAGTAGAACTTACCTATCCAGAATCAGAAGGAACCTCATCAGGACTCCTCAACTGTTCAGCTCAG ATCTTTGGAATCATCTTCACCATTTCCCAGGGAAAGATAATAGACAGATGGGGTACTTTGGCGGGAAACATCTTCCTGTGCATCTTTCTGCTGATAGGAACTGTGATGACTG GCTTTATCAAGTCTGACCTCCGGAGGCAGAAGGCCAACCTTCAGGCGGATGGACAAATCAGT CCTGCAGGCTCAGAGACGTCAGTGCAAGAGTTCGAGGGCACATCTTGCAGCAGCCCCTGGCAGAGGCAGTCTTGA
- the flvcr2a gene encoding choline/ethanolamine transporter flvcr2a isoform X3 has product MLLMGIAIGFLIPPILVPNVDDMDELARHIKVMFYISAGVATVVFILVVIVFQEKPELPPTQAQAQARCIPPEQYSYVGSIWRLLCNKPFMLLVLSYGLNVGCFYAVSTLLNRMIIEHYPGEEVNAGRIGLTIVIAGMVGSLICGIWLDKTKTYRQTTLAVYVLSLIGMLVYAFTLNLGYLWVVFVTAGVLGFFMTGYLPLGFEFAVELTYPESEGTSSGLLNCSAQIFGIIFTISQGKIIDRWGTLAGNIFLCIFLLIGTVMTGFIKSDLRRQKANLQADGQISPAGSETSVQEFEGTSCSSPWQRQS; this is encoded by the exons atgttgctg ATGGGCATTGCCATTGGGTTTCTGATCCCGCCCATCCTTGTGCCTAATGTAGACGATATGGATGAGCTGGCACgccacattaaagtcatgttctaCATCAGCGCTGGAGTGGCCACTGTTGTCTTTATCCTTGTGGTCATTG TGTTTCAGGAGAAACCAGAGCTCCCTCCCACACAGGCTCAAGCTCAGGCTAGGTGCATCCCCCCAGAGCAGTATTCCTACGTGGGTTCCATTTGGAGGCTACTGTGCAACAAGCCCTTCATGCTGCTGGTTCTCAGCTATG GACTTAATGTTGGCTGCTTTTATGCTGTCTCTACCCTTCTGAACCGAATGATCATTGAACACTATCCA GGAGAAGAGGTAAATGCAGGCAGGATTGGTCTGACCATTGTCATTGCGGGCATGGTGGGGTCACTCATATGTGGCATTTGGTTGGACAAGACAAAAACCTACAG gcagactACGCTGGCCGTGTACGTCCTCTCCCTCATTGGGATGCTGGTGTACGCCTTCACCCTCAACCTGGGTTACTTGTGGGTGGTGTTCGTTACAGCTGGAGTTTTAGG CTTCTTCATGACAGGTTACCTTCCTCTGGGCTTTGAGTTTGCAGTAGAACTTACCTATCCAGAATCAGAAGGAACCTCATCAGGACTCCTCAACTGTTCAGCTCAG ATCTTTGGAATCATCTTCACCATTTCCCAGGGAAAGATAATAGACAGATGGGGTACTTTGGCGGGAAACATCTTCCTGTGCATCTTTCTGCTGATAGGAACTGTGATGACTG GCTTTATCAAGTCTGACCTCCGGAGGCAGAAGGCCAACCTTCAGGCGGATGGACAAATCAGT CCTGCAGGCTCAGAGACGTCAGTGCAAGAGTTCGAGGGCACATCTTGCAGCAGCCCCTGGCAGAGGCAGTCTTGA